The genomic DNA GGCGTCCCTGATGTGCATTCCGAAGAGGTCGAAGGTGTCGAGACCCTCGCCGGTGACGACGACGCGCTCGGGACCCACGAGGTTCACCAGCGTGGCGATGCCGACGCCGATGGCGTGGCCCGCCCTCGCGAAGGCGCCCTGTGCGGTGGGGTCTCCACCACGGGCTAGCTGAACCGCGCCGTCGAAGTCCAGGTCAGGGCGATCGGTGGCGCGGCGGATGGCCGTGAGGACGGCGTCGGTGGAGGCGATGGCCTCGACGCAACCGACCTGGCCGCAGTGGCACCGCGGCCCGGCCGGGTCGATGCTGATGTGCCCCATCTCGCCGGCGACGCCGTACGCGCCGGCGACCAGCTCACCGTTGATGACGATCCCGGAGCCGATCCCCGCTCCGATGGTGACCAGTGCGAAGTACTCGGTACCGATGCCCTCGCCGAACCAGTGCTCGGCGGCGGTGATGGCCTTGACGTCGTTCTCCACGGTGACGGTCAGGCCGGTCGCCGCGGCGACGGTCTCGGCCAGCGGCACGTCGCGCCAGCTGGGGAGCACGGAGTAGCGGACACGCCCGCAGGGGCGGTCCACGTCGCCGGAGACCGCGATGCCCAGGTGCCGAGTGCGGGCCCGGTACTCGGGTTTCACGTCGAGAAGTTCGGTGACGAGGTCGGCCAGCAGCTCACACACGGCGGCCGGGTCGCGGTCGCCCAATGGCCGACTGGCGGTGGTGCGCATGTTCGCCCGCAGGTCGCAGACCGCGCCGAAGAGGGTGTCGGCACTGATCTTCACACCGACGAAGAACTCCCGGTCGGGAGTGACGGCCAGCGGGTTCACGGGGCGCCCGGCCCCTGGAGCGGTGCGCTCCGGGGGGAGCTCGTGCAGGTAGCCGTCGTCGATGAGTGGTCGCGCGGCCTTGGTAACGGCGGTCGAGGACAGACCCGTCCGGCGGGCCAGCTCCACCCGGCTGAGCGGGCTCTCGGCCAACAGCAGGGCGAGGATGGCAGTTTCGGCCGGTGCGCTCACCAGTGGCCGCGAGTGGTTTGGAAACACGACGGCAACCTAAAGCAAATAAATAACTTCGTCCAGTATTGATTTTCCCGCCAGGGTGGTCCTACGCTCTGGCCCAACTCCGGGCACTTCCCCCGTTGTTCGCCATGCCCGGCCGTCCGGTCCTCACCGACGCTCGACACCCCTCGGGATCATCCGTGCCTCCCACGCCCTCATCCGTTTCCTTCGACGCCGCCCGCGGGCTGGCGGTCCTCCACACCCGGAACAGCGTCTACGCCGTGCGTATCGGTGCGGACGGCAGCCCCCGGCATCTGCACTGGGGGGCAAAGACCGACGCCGACTCCCTCGCCGAGCTGCTCGCGGCCGCCTCACCCGCCGCGAGCAGCTTCGAGTCGGACCCCGCGCCGGACGAACTGGCTCCGCAGACCGGTGCGCGGTTCGGGCCGGCCGGACTCCAGGTACGGTTCGCCGACGGCACCCGCGGCGCCCAGTGGACCTTTACCGGTCACACGGTCCGGGACGGAGAGCTCCGCCTCCATCTGGCCGACCGGAGCTACCCGTTGGCCGCGGTGCTGTGCTATCGCGTCCGCCCCGGCAGTGACGTCATCGAGCGCTGGGCGGAACTCACCCACACCGGAGCCGACGACTCGGGCCCGATCGCCGTCGAACGGCTGGACTCGGCCTCCTGGACGCTGCCGGCACTGCCCGACTACCGGCTCAGCCACCTTGTGGGCGGCTGGAACAGCGAGTTCCAGCTGAACCGTGACCGCCTCCCGGTCGCCGAGACCGTGCTCACCAGCCGCCGTGGTGTCACCAGCCACCACGCCAGCCCCTGGCTCGCCCTCGACGACGGCACCGCCGACGAGGAACACGGCGAGGTCTGGAGCACCGCCCTTGCCTGGAGCGGAAGTTGGCGCATCACCGTGCACCGCGACCCGGTCGGCCGGACCACCTGGACCGGCGGCTTCGGCCACGAAGGACTCAGCTGGACCCTGCGGCCCGGACAGAGCCTGCACACGCCCGTCTTCGCCGGCCTCTACGTCCGCGACGGCTTCGGCGCCGCCAGCCGGGCCTGGCACACCCATATCCGCACCACCGTCCTGCCCGATCCCGACCGCGACCGGCCCGTCGTCTACAACTCGTGGGAAGCCACCGGCTTCGACGTCGGCCAGCCCGGCCAGCTGCGCCTGGCCCGGCTGGCCGCACGTCTGGGAGCCGAACTCTTCGTCCTCGACGACGGCTGGTTCGGCGGCCGGACCAGCGACCGGGCGGGCCTCGGCGACTGGACACCCCGGCCCGAGGCGTTCCCCGACGGGCTGCGCCCGCTGGCCGACGAAGTGCACCGCCTGGGCATGGCGTTCGGACTGTGGGTCGAGCCGGAGATGGTCAACCGCGACAGCGACCTCTACCGTGCACATCCCGACTGGGTGGTCCACGCGGTGACCCGGGAAGCCACCGAACAGCGCAACCAGCTCATGCTGAACTTCGCCCGCCCCGAAGTCGAGGCCTGGGCCCATCGGACCCTGGACCGGTTGGTGCGCGACCACGACATCGACTGGCTCAAGTGGGACGCCAACCGGGTGGTCACCGAAGCCGGCTGGGCCGGCTGTCCGGACCCCGACCGGCTGTGGATCGACCACACCCGCGCCGTCTACCGGATCATGGACCGCCTCCGCGCCGATCACCCCGGCCTTCGGATCGAGGCATGCGCGGGCGGCGGCGGACGGGCCGACCTCGGCATCCTTGCCCGCACCGACCAGGCCTGGACATCCGACAACACCGACCCCGTCGACCGGATCGGCATCCAGCACGGCTTCAGCCAGCTCTTCCCCGCCCAGGCCATGGCCGCCTGGGTGACCGACAACCCCAACGTCGCCACCGGCCGCACCACGCCCCTCCGGTTCCGCTTCCATGTCGCCATGGCCGGAGCGCTCGGCCTCGGCGGGGACCTCACCGCCTGGTCCGAGGAGGAGCTCGACGAGGCCACCGCGCTCGTCGACAGCTACAAGCGGATCCGCCCCCTGGTCCAGCACGGCCGCCAGCACCGCCTCCACGGTCCCGGCGGAGTGGCAGCCGTGCACTACTCGTCCCAGGACGACACCGAACACGCCATCCTTGCCTGGCGCCCGGCGACCCGCTTCGGTCACCCGGCCCCCCGGCTCGCCCTGCCGGCCCTGGACCCCGCGGCCGACTACCTCGACATCGACGAGGACATCGTTCACAGCGGCACCGTCCTGACCGGGCGGGGGATCGACCTGCGGCTGCCCGCCGGCGACTACGCCAGCCGCCTGATCCGGCTGCGCCGGACCGTCTGACGCTCCGTCTCCCCTTCCACATCCGAATCATGAAGGAACCGAGAACATGCCCACACCCCGTGTTCTGGTCGTCGGCATCGACGGCGTCCGCCTCGACCTCCTGCCCTTGCTGGACACTCCCCACCTCGACGAACTCGCGGACTCCGGCTTCCTCGCGCCCGTCCACATCGACGACGACACACCGACCATGTCGGGCCCCTGCTGGACCACGATCGTCACCGGTGCCGGCGTGGCCAAGCACGGGGTCTGGGGCAACAACTTCAGCGGAAACCGGATCGGGGTGTTCCCCGACTTCACCACCCGGCTGGCCGCCGATCACGGGCGGCGCACCTTCGCGGCCGGCGGTTGGGAACCCCTGTTCCTGGCCCGCCAGGGCGGCCCGGTCTTCGCGGCCCCGAGCAGGCTCGCCTACATCGCCCCGCGCGAGGACACCCCGCAGGCCTGGGAGGAGTGCGACCAGAGCGTGACCGACGAAGCGGTACGGGTTCTCGGCTCCGGCGAAGACCTGGACGCGTCCTTCGTCTACCTCGGCGCCGTCGACGAGACCGCCCACTACCTCGGCTGCGGTTCCGGGTACCGGAGCGCGATCGAGGCCGCCGACCGACGGCTCGGACAACTCCTCACCGCCGTACGCGAACGTCCCGACGCCCGTTGCGAGGAGTGGACCATTGTCGCGGTGACCGACCACGGGCACCGCGACGAAGGCGGCCACGGAGGGCGCAGCGCACTGGAGCGCACCGCCTGGATCGCCGCGGCCGGTCCCGGCATCGCCCCCTCCACCGCACCGGACAGCCTCCGCCACGCCGATGTCGCCGCCCACGTCTACGCCGCCCTGGGCATCACGCCCGACCCGCACTGGACGCTCGACGGACGGCCCTTCCACACCATCGCTGCGCAGATCGCCTGACGTCGGCAGGAGACCACGGGCGGCGGGACCCGGGCGCGGCAGTCGGCCGACGTGCCGCCTGTTTCCGAGTCGCAGGCCCCGGGGAGGGGCGGATCGTCGCCCAAGGGCTGTCCCGTAATCCCTGGCGGGCGCGCGGCGACAGCTACGGCACCTCGCCGCGTTGCCGGAACGCCCGCATACATCCGGTATGCGGGCGTCCCTCCGCCTTGCGGTGCACCGCATCCGACGCCGCGCGCTGATCCGCCAGGGATTACGGGACAGCCCTTACATGCCGCCGGCGACACGCAGGGTCGCGCCCGTGGCGTAGGCGGCGTCATCGGACAGGAGCCAGGAGACGGCGCCGGCGATCTCCTCGGGCCGTCCCGCCCGGCCCATCGGAATGTTGGCGGCCACCTTTGCGGGCCGCTCGGGATCGGCGTGGAACTCCGTCCAGATGGTGCCGGGTGCGACGCAGTTGACGCGAATGCCGTCCGTGGCGACTTCCTTGGACAGCCCCACGGTCATCGCGTCGACCGCCGCCTTCGCCGCGGCGTAGTGCACGTACTGACCGGGGCTGCCGATCGTGGCAGCGGCCGAGGAGATGTTGACGATCGCGCCACCGCCGGTGCGGGACATGTCCCGCACCGCGCGACGCGCGCACAGGAGATAGCCCAGCACATTGACTTCCAGAGCCTGGCGCATCCCTTCCGCGTCCGCGTCGGCCAGCCGCCCGTTGGGGCCGCTGATTCCGGCATTGTTGACCAGGCCGGTCACGACCCCCAGGTGCTGCGCAGCCAGATCGAAGAGCCGGTCGACATCGTTCTCGTCCGCCGTACTCAGCCGGACGGTCAGACATCGGCGTCCCGCGGCACGGACCGCGGAAGCGACGGTCTCGGCGGACGAGTCGTCCGAGCGGTACCCCACGACGATGTCATGGCCATCGGCGGCGAGACGTTCGCAGATCGCGGCACCGATGCCTCGGCTACCGCCGGTGACCACAGTGACAGGCTGGTGCATGGTTCTCTCCCGGGGGCATCGCTCCAGATATATGATCGATCATCCTACGTGCCGTCGCGGCTGAGAACGATGGTCGGCAAGAGCTGCACCGCGCATACCTGCGGCAGGGCGAGCATCGCCGGGCTGTGGCGGGAAGGGTGCCGGTCGGCCATGCCGCCTGCCGCACCCTGCGCGCGAGCGCCCTCCCGGGCGACGGAGGCCATCACCGGCGAAAGGCGCTGACTGCCCCGGACCTGGGTCAAGGCCCCTTCTCGCGGCCGGGTCTCCGTACGCGGGACGCACGTCAGGCGCGGCTGCGGAACCACTCGTCCACGACGGTCCCGGGGAGCGGTGCGTTGTCCGGCTCGGCGGCGGTGTTGACGGTGGGGCGGCCCCGCGGGCAACTCGCATGGGTTGCTGAGCGTTCGTGTCTTTTCGGGTGAAAAGTGATCAAGCTGCATATGGTGGCGCAGATGAGTGTCTGGGAGCCGGTACTGGTACTTCTCGGGCTGGTCGTCACAGGGGCCGTCGGGCTCTACGGGCTGAACTCCCTGCTGGCGGCCAAGGCTGAAACGGTGCCCTCAGCCCCCTTCGCCGGGGGCCTCGAACCGGACCAGCACGCCTTCTCCCGCTTCCACGTCCGGTGGTACCCGATCACGATGATCTTTCTGGCCTTCGACATGGAGATGCTGTTCATGTACCCCTGGGTCAGGGTGGTGAGCGAGATGGGTGCTCCTGCGGTCATCGAGATGTTCGTCTTCCTCGGAATCCTCTTCGCCGCCGTCACCTACGCCTGGCGCGAGGGAGCACTGCGATGGACCTGAGCCGCGCCCTGCGCAGGTTCGTCGCGAGGCGCCCTCCTGTGTTTCTGGTAACCCTTCCCGGCGCCACGGCGGAGCGGTTGGCCGTGGAGGCCGAGCTGCGAAGCCGGGGTTGGCCGTCGGCAGACGGGCCGGCCGGCGCGTCTGCCCTGGTGGTGGCAGGAGACCCGGGTGGCGATCAGCTCGCGTGGCTGGGGGAGACATGGCGCTGTGTGCCGCAGCCGAAGGCGTACGCGGTGGTGGCCGACGCCGTGAACGGTCCTGGTGCCCTGGATGAGGTGAGCGAGCTTCTGGTCCGGGCGGCACCGGAAATGGGTCCCGTGGGTGCGGCGGCGCCCGGTGAACCTCATGCAGGGCACACGGGCCATGAAGGGGCACCGGATCACGGCGCGGATGGTGATCAGTCCAGTCACGCCGGTCACAGCGGTCACGGGGGCCACTACGGGCATGCGGGCCATCATGGTGGCGTTGTCGCCGGTCTGCCGATCGCGGAACGGGCGGACGACCGCGATGGTTTGAGGCTGGACCGGCTGTACCTGAACCTGGGGCCGGCGCTTCCGGACTGGCCGGCGGGACTGGTCATCGGTGTGGCGCTACAGGGCGACGTGGTCCAGGAGGCCGAGGT from Streptomyces sp. NBC_00654 includes the following:
- a CDS encoding alkaline phosphatase family protein, producing the protein MPTPRVLVVGIDGVRLDLLPLLDTPHLDELADSGFLAPVHIDDDTPTMSGPCWTTIVTGAGVAKHGVWGNNFSGNRIGVFPDFTTRLAADHGRRTFAAGGWEPLFLARQGGPVFAAPSRLAYIAPREDTPQAWEECDQSVTDEAVRVLGSGEDLDASFVYLGAVDETAHYLGCGSGYRSAIEAADRRLGQLLTAVRERPDARCEEWTIVAVTDHGHRDEGGHGGRSALERTAWIAAAGPGIAPSTAPDSLRHADVAAHVYAALGITPDPHWTLDGRPFHTIAAQIA
- a CDS encoding NADH-quinone oxidoreductase subunit A yields the protein MSVWEPVLVLLGLVVTGAVGLYGLNSLLAAKAETVPSAPFAGGLEPDQHAFSRFHVRWYPITMIFLAFDMEMLFMYPWVRVVSEMGAPAVIEMFVFLGILFAAVTYAWREGALRWT
- a CDS encoding SDR family NAD(P)-dependent oxidoreductase, whose product is MHQPVTVVTGGSRGIGAAICERLAADGHDIVVGYRSDDSSAETVASAVRAAGRRCLTVRLSTADENDVDRLFDLAAQHLGVVTGLVNNAGISGPNGRLADADAEGMRQALEVNVLGYLLCARRAVRDMSRTGGGAIVNISSAAATIGSPGQYVHYAAAKAAVDAMTVGLSKEVATDGIRVNCVAPGTIWTEFHADPERPAKVAANIPMGRAGRPEEIAGAVSWLLSDDAAYATGATLRVAGGM
- a CDS encoding ROK family transcriptional regulator; the protein is MFPNHSRPLVSAPAETAILALLLAESPLSRVELARRTGLSSTAVTKAARPLIDDGYLHELPPERTAPGAGRPVNPLAVTPDREFFVGVKISADTLFGAVCDLRANMRTTASRPLGDRDPAAVCELLADLVTELLDVKPEYRARTRHLGIAVSGDVDRPCGRVRYSVLPSWRDVPLAETVAAATGLTVTVENDVKAITAAEHWFGEGIGTEYFALVTIGAGIGSGIVINGELVAGAYGVAGEMGHISIDPAGPRCHCGQVGCVEAIASTDAVLTAIRRATDRPDLDFDGAVQLARGGDPTAQGAFARAGHAIGVGIATLVNLVGPERVVVTGEGLDTFDLFGMHIRDAYAAHCFKAAAKCPLTLRPLPWEEWARGAAVVGIQSLFP
- a CDS encoding alpha-galactosidase yields the protein MPPTPSSVSFDAARGLAVLHTRNSVYAVRIGADGSPRHLHWGAKTDADSLAELLAAASPAASSFESDPAPDELAPQTGARFGPAGLQVRFADGTRGAQWTFTGHTVRDGELRLHLADRSYPLAAVLCYRVRPGSDVIERWAELTHTGADDSGPIAVERLDSASWTLPALPDYRLSHLVGGWNSEFQLNRDRLPVAETVLTSRRGVTSHHASPWLALDDGTADEEHGEVWSTALAWSGSWRITVHRDPVGRTTWTGGFGHEGLSWTLRPGQSLHTPVFAGLYVRDGFGAASRAWHTHIRTTVLPDPDRDRPVVYNSWEATGFDVGQPGQLRLARLAARLGAELFVLDDGWFGGRTSDRAGLGDWTPRPEAFPDGLRPLADEVHRLGMAFGLWVEPEMVNRDSDLYRAHPDWVVHAVTREATEQRNQLMLNFARPEVEAWAHRTLDRLVRDHDIDWLKWDANRVVTEAGWAGCPDPDRLWIDHTRAVYRIMDRLRADHPGLRIEACAGGGGRADLGILARTDQAWTSDNTDPVDRIGIQHGFSQLFPAQAMAAWVTDNPNVATGRTTPLRFRFHVAMAGALGLGGDLTAWSEEELDEATALVDSYKRIRPLVQHGRQHRLHGPGGVAAVHYSSQDDTEHAILAWRPATRFGHPAPRLALPALDPAADYLDIDEDIVHSGTVLTGRGIDLRLPAGDYASRLIRLRRTV